One genomic segment of Impatiens glandulifera chromosome 6, dImpGla2.1, whole genome shotgun sequence includes these proteins:
- the LOC124943416 gene encoding pectinesterase inhibitor-like — MAQSLFLILGSFMLPLSMFLTLSSTHIKANPLVSEICAQTQNPSQCNQVLGSAPGASTSDLKGLGYISINIALTNAIQTSPYIASLVKHATDKMLKSRYQICVESYTSSIDALKESKKFLDNGDIPSLQTFASTAFDGPSDCDDNFEEGPPAAPPTQLNDANNKLKSLVSTLLVIGKLLEGKE, encoded by the coding sequence ATGGCTCAATCACTTTTTCTTATCTTGGGTTCTTTTATGCTCCCTTTGTCAATGTTCCTTACGCTCTCGTCTACCCACATCAAAGCAAACCCTTTGGTCTCTGAAATTTGTGCCCAAACCCAAAACCCTTCTCAATGTAATCAAGTTTTGGGATCTGCTCCTGGAGCCTCCACTTCTGATCTCAAGGGTCTAGGCTATATATCGATAAATATAGCCCTCACAAATGCTATACAAACATCACCATACATTGCATCTCTCGTCAAGCATGCCACCGATAAAATGCTCAAGAGTCGATATCAAATATGTGTTGAGAGTTATACATCTTCTATTGACGCTTTGAAGGAAAGCAAGAAATTTTTGGATAACGGAGATATTCCTAGTCTTCAAACTTTCGCATCAACTGCATTTGATGGGCCCAGCGACTGCGATGACAATTTTGAAGAAGGACCACCAGCCGCACCACCGACCCAACTAAATGATGCCAACAACAAACTCAAAAGTCTCGTTAGCACTCTTTTAGTGATTGGAAAGCTTTTAGAGGGAAAAGAATAA